The following coding sequences are from one Megamonas funiformis window:
- a CDS encoding tagaturonate reductase yields MNKLNADNFPELICKRPEKIIQFGEGNFIRAFMDWIIQQLNNQNKFNGSVVAIQPTPHGKVVGKLNTQNGLFTTILRGIQDGQTVNTKEIISSISRGINPYTNWQDVLKCAENPEIEIVFSNTTEAGLTYNNQDTATMAPPLSFPAKLTLFLYHRYQYFHGDATKGMYIIPCELLENNGQLLKSIILKYCKQWQLPSDFITWLNAHNKFYNTLVDRVVSGYPKDEIETLTQELGYNDILIACGEPFHFLAIEGDTSLNEKLPLLNSGLNVVIENDISQYRQRKVRLLNGGHTANVPASFLAGLNTVAEMMNDQITGKFAQQTINNHILPSISMDKEMLIDFANAVIERFQNPFIKHQLSSILLNCTSKFKARVLPSILEYHDKFHTFSQNLSFSFAAYITLYNTSKINGNHFYIEHNGTTCELTDDEYAIQKLTSAWKYYAKTQESATVVVNEILGDTNLWGINLTTYPELINDVSKYLYAIDTQNIKQIMQSLLLNEE; encoded by the coding sequence ATGAATAAATTAAATGCTGATAATTTTCCTGAATTAATCTGTAAACGACCTGAAAAAATCATTCAATTTGGCGAAGGTAATTTTATTCGTGCCTTCATGGATTGGATTATTCAACAATTAAATAATCAAAATAAATTCAATGGTAGTGTAGTTGCTATTCAACCAACACCTCATGGCAAAGTGGTCGGTAAATTAAATACTCAAAACGGATTATTTACTACTATTTTACGTGGTATTCAAGACGGTCAAACTGTAAATACTAAAGAAATCATCTCCTCTATCAGTCGTGGTATCAATCCTTACACTAATTGGCAAGATGTTTTAAAATGTGCTGAAAACCCTGAAATCGAAATTGTATTTTCCAATACTACTGAAGCGGGACTTACCTATAACAATCAAGATACAGCCACAATGGCACCTCCACTTTCTTTCCCTGCTAAATTAACCTTATTTCTCTATCATCGCTATCAATATTTTCATGGTGATGCAACAAAAGGAATGTATATTATTCCTTGTGAATTATTAGAAAATAATGGTCAATTACTCAAAAGTATAATCTTAAAATACTGTAAACAATGGCAATTACCTTCTGACTTCATCACTTGGCTTAATGCCCACAATAAATTCTACAATACTTTAGTAGATAGAGTAGTTAGTGGTTATCCTAAAGATGAAATTGAAACCCTTACCCAAGAATTAGGTTATAATGATATACTTATCGCTTGTGGTGAACCATTCCATTTCTTAGCTATTGAAGGAGATACTAGTTTAAATGAAAAATTACCACTATTAAATAGTGGATTAAATGTCGTTATTGAAAACGATATCTCCCAATACCGCCAGCGCAAAGTTCGCCTTTTAAACGGTGGGCATACAGCTAACGTTCCAGCTAGTTTTCTCGCTGGATTAAATACTGTAGCTGAAATGATGAATGACCAAATCACTGGTAAATTTGCCCAACAAACCATAAATAATCATATTTTGCCGTCAATTTCTATGGATAAAGAAATGCTCATTGATTTTGCTAATGCTGTAATTGAACGTTTCCAAAATCCATTTATCAAGCATCAATTATCAAGTATTTTACTTAATTGTACATCAAAATTTAAAGCTAGAGTTTTACCTTCTATTTTAGAGTATCATGATAAATTCCATACATTCTCACAAAATTTAAGTTTTAGTTTCGCCGCTTATATAACTTTATATAATACTTCTAAAATTAATGGAAATCATTTCTATATTGAACATAATGGTACAACTTGTGAGTTAACTGATGATGAGTATGCTATTCAAAAATTAACTTCCGCATGGAAATATTATGCTAAAACTCAAGAATCTGCCACTGTAGTTGTTAATGAAATTTTAGGTGATACTAATTTATGGGGCATAAATTTAACTACTTACCCTGAACTTATTAATGATGTTAGTAAATATCTTTATGCCATTGATACACAAAATATCAAACAAATCATGCAATCATTATTATTAAATGAGGAATAA
- a CDS encoding UxaA family hydrolase — MDILQINKLDNVAVALTDLTKGKIIQIDEHDIILKENIPAGHKIALKNINKDEQIIKYSFSIGHATDDIIAGSHVHTHNLKTNLGKILNYSYKPTKISNLPKIENCTFKGYQRENGDVGIRNNLWIVPTVNCVTSTVRYLEKIGKELIKNYPNIDDCIGITHPYGCSQIGKDYQMTQKILADIVNHPNAGAVLVISLGCENNNLTEFKKILGNYNSDRVKFLVTQEVEDEDIIGKQLLTELATFANKYTRTTCPISKLRIGLKCGGSDGFSGITANPLIGELSDLAIGSGATTVLTEVPEMFGAETLLMNRAINEDIFHKTVDLINNFKQYFKRYDQPISDNPSPGNKAGGITTLEDKSLGCVQKGGHAPIVDVLDYGDTINKVGLQLLNAPGNDSVSTTALAASGCQIILFSTGRGTPWGTIVPTIKIATNSKLAQHKSKWIDFNAGELIEKSSMEKLRNELFDYILTIISGKLTKSEQMHFNEIAIMKDGITE, encoded by the coding sequence ATGGACATCTTACAAATCAATAAATTAGATAATGTCGCTGTTGCTCTAACTGATTTAACCAAAGGTAAAATAATACAAATAGATGAGCATGATATCATTTTAAAAGAAAATATCCCTGCTGGTCATAAAATTGCCTTAAAAAATATCAACAAAGATGAACAAATTATCAAGTATAGCTTCTCTATTGGTCATGCTACAGACGATATTATAGCTGGTTCTCATGTGCATACACATAACTTAAAAACTAACTTAGGAAAAATCTTAAATTATAGCTACAAGCCGACAAAAATATCAAATTTACCTAAAATTGAAAACTGCACCTTCAAAGGTTATCAACGAGAAAATGGTGATGTTGGCATTCGTAATAATTTATGGATTGTACCTACAGTAAATTGCGTTACCAGTACCGTTCGTTACCTTGAAAAAATCGGTAAAGAATTAATAAAAAATTATCCTAATATTGATGACTGTATTGGCATTACTCACCCTTATGGTTGTTCACAAATCGGCAAAGATTATCAAATGACTCAAAAAATTTTAGCTGATATTGTTAATCATCCTAATGCTGGTGCAGTATTAGTCATCAGTCTTGGCTGTGAAAACAATAATCTAACTGAATTTAAAAAAATTCTTGGTAATTACAATTCTGACCGTGTTAAATTTTTAGTAACTCAAGAAGTTGAAGATGAAGATATCATCGGGAAGCAACTACTAACAGAATTAGCTACATTTGCCAATAAATACACTAGAACTACTTGTCCTATTAGTAAACTACGCATTGGTCTAAAATGTGGTGGTTCTGATGGCTTTTCTGGCATTACAGCTAATCCTTTAATTGGTGAATTGTCAGACTTAGCTATTGGTAGTGGTGCTACTACTGTGCTTACTGAAGTTCCTGAAATGTTTGGTGCTGAAACTTTATTAATGAATAGAGCTATTAATGAAGATATTTTTCACAAAACGGTGGATTTAATCAATAATTTTAAACAATATTTTAAACGTTATGACCAACCTATATCTGATAATCCCTCTCCAGGTAATAAGGCTGGTGGAATTACTACTTTAGAAGACAAATCTTTGGGCTGTGTTCAAAAAGGTGGTCATGCTCCTATTGTTGATGTATTAGATTATGGCGATACTATCAATAAAGTAGGTCTTCAATTATTAAATGCTCCTGGCAATGATTCAGTATCTACAACAGCTTTAGCAGCTTCTGGCTGTCAAATAATCTTATTCTCTACAGGACGTGGTACACCATGGGGTACAATTGTTCCTACTATTAAGATAGCAACCAATAGTAAATTAGCACAGCATAAATCCAAATGGATTGACTTTAATGCAGGCGAATTAATTGAAAAATCCTCTATGGAAAAACTTCGTAATGAACTATTTGATTATATATTAACTATTATTTCAGGTAAATTAACAAAATCTGAACAAATGCATTTCAATGAAATAGCTATAATGAAAGATGGTAT